The genome window ATGTATTTAAAAAGATCTTTTTCAGTAACCCCATCTCGAAGTCGAATAATTATTTCTCGGCCTAATTCGTTGGTGACATAACTATTACCAGTTTGGGGATCAAATATAAAACCACTTTCACTTATTGCCAATTCTTTAAGGTAGGAGAAATTTTCTTTCTTAGCCATACTTACTTTGAAAGGATAGTGTTAAAATACCCAGTTTTGTAGAATATGAGCTCATCAAGGTGATAACCTCGAGTCTTACACCAATAGCAGTCTTTAATTTTGCAGTCTTTGGCTAAAAT of candidate division WOR-3 bacterium contains these proteins:
- a CDS encoding PqqD family protein; this encodes MAKKENFSYLKELAISESGFIFDPQTGNSYVTNELGREIIIRLRDGVTEKDLFKYILENYDVSLEELMRDYEAFLLRLKQYGLI